A stretch of Aureispira sp. CCB-E DNA encodes these proteins:
- a CDS encoding T9SS type A sorting domain-containing protein yields the protein MKTKLQDLALCLCLAVTALSLQAQIAYHGFEQNASDTWGATFSTPACTNGGDIWDYSTNLSGIVPSAGTQFWGVQDLDGNCGSSAGETITFADVNVSSFTGVTINFDYNIVGYDGGDDVFYTVVLDGTPQTQVQLVTGATGGFSTGGYVTETINIPNGTNTVGLILLVDQNGGSDRAGFDNFILDGTAVVACPHTITGVAPNSGPVGTEVTITGTGFTAGSTVTFNGIAASAVQFIDATTIIATVPTGSTTGAIVVREAACNVTAATSYTLLNQSGACSSVFSDIIISEVFDNNGGSLGYVEIYNGTGATVDLTNYQIDRYGDLASGTVTHSYNFPATGVGSSIADGQVLVGRINSGGSGIEDFDFGTTAAGFNANDRLELMFTPTNTLVDDFHDAVIGGIGYVYRRNNTITGPNPTFTASEWTTATTGDESDLGVFNVAGGTPTITTQPTDISGCGITFSVNATAGNGGALTYQWFFNENDGSAVNWTAVSGAAFPGTTVAGETSSTLSITGSLTNYDGYQFYCQVTENGTCNVLTEAVQFTLAAQRFFRTVANGDWTNTNTWEMATSAAGPWSPTCVYPLFDNSDYIHILNGHTVNIDQDVVVDEVVIEAGGTVSINNNRLFAFNNGTGVDLEVQGTLIDNGNGGGDGMDMTTNNATWLLGANGELIKTGSSAIAQYRDNYEGGIATIPATATWRFRHSGNSGTIPVITVGMFYPNLYLESTNGSHSFNTAAEVFQGTTGFMTVKGNMYIGNSGTGAVDVFNTNTSTTLMQILGDLVIGGNGSTGTSKIENNQGGIIGTGIEVHGNLLINTNGQLDLEDGTAAADGIVRLHGNWTDLNPGNGFEEGESTIEFVGTTNQTINKATISENFYNVIVNKTNGTLQNNASDMVIENDMTFTNGIVLTTAASYILFETAATATSASTFSHVDGPVIKETSASALTTFTYPTGDNGVYGAIGIETRFNTGELYIAEYFSVGYGTYNVNTTELDHVSSLEYWTLDEFVGGTGENLRVTLHWGPHSNVISPSSIRVGHFFTQAPSVVDQWEREGASPIITGTAASGTVTSDYVTSFSPFTLADIIAQTSLPLEMLRFEATKVERTAVLEWEVANEKSGDRYCLERSADAQNFETLVCFDATSDQATALYSYIDETPFTGYNYYRIHQVDYTGASNYSITKALQFNKDNMGVWIYPNPASEQLTIELPILMKGTYAVQVIDALGRTLIESKITEGNAMKVLNTEILASGAYVLRIEAPNGSVHTRKITIRH from the coding sequence ATGAAAACAAAATTACAAGACCTAGCCCTATGTTTGTGCTTAGCCGTTACAGCATTGAGTTTGCAGGCACAAATTGCTTACCATGGATTTGAACAAAATGCTTCTGATACTTGGGGAGCTACTTTCTCAACCCCCGCTTGTACCAATGGTGGAGATATCTGGGATTATTCTACGAACCTAAGCGGAATTGTTCCCTCTGCTGGCACCCAATTTTGGGGAGTACAAGACTTAGATGGTAACTGTGGTAGCTCTGCAGGAGAGACCATTACTTTTGCAGATGTTAATGTTAGTAGTTTTACTGGTGTGACTATTAATTTTGATTACAATATTGTCGGTTATGATGGAGGAGATGATGTGTTTTATACCGTTGTTCTCGATGGTACTCCGCAAACTCAAGTGCAATTAGTTACAGGAGCAACAGGAGGTTTTTCTACAGGTGGATATGTTACGGAAACCATTAATATTCCCAACGGTACCAATACAGTTGGTCTAATTTTATTAGTAGACCAAAATGGTGGAAGCGACCGTGCTGGTTTTGATAACTTTATCCTAGATGGAACGGCAGTTGTTGCCTGTCCACATACTATTACGGGAGTAGCACCAAATTCTGGACCTGTCGGAACAGAAGTAACCATCACAGGAACAGGATTTACAGCTGGTTCAACAGTAACTTTTAATGGAATAGCTGCTAGTGCTGTGCAATTTATAGATGCAACGACTATAATAGCTACTGTTCCCACTGGTTCAACAACAGGAGCTATTGTGGTAAGAGAAGCAGCTTGCAATGTAACGGCTGCGACTAGTTACACTCTTTTAAACCAAAGTGGTGCTTGTAGTTCAGTTTTTAGTGATATTATTATTAGTGAGGTATTTGATAATAATGGTGGCTCTTTGGGGTATGTTGAAATTTATAATGGAACAGGAGCAACGGTAGACTTAACAAATTATCAAATTGACCGTTATGGTGATTTGGCTTCAGGAACCGTTACACATTCGTACAACTTTCCAGCGACAGGAGTAGGATCTTCTATTGCTGATGGACAGGTTTTAGTTGGGCGTATCAATAGTGGCGGCTCTGGGATCGAAGATTTTGATTTTGGAACAACAGCAGCAGGTTTTAACGCTAATGATCGTCTAGAATTGATGTTTACCCCTACCAATACTTTAGTCGATGACTTCCACGATGCAGTAATTGGCGGAATCGGTTATGTATACAGAAGAAACAATACAATTACTGGTCCCAATCCTACATTTACAGCATCGGAATGGACTACCGCTACGACTGGCGATGAATCAGACTTAGGTGTTTTTAATGTAGCGGGGGGAACACCAACCATAACAACTCAACCTACTGATATTAGTGGTTGTGGCATTACTTTTTCTGTTAATGCAACAGCAGGTAATGGAGGTGCATTGACCTATCAATGGTTTTTTAATGAAAACGATGGGAGTGCCGTTAATTGGACTGCTGTGAGTGGAGCTGCTTTTCCTGGTACAACTGTAGCGGGCGAAACGAGTAGTACACTATCAATCACAGGAAGTTTGACCAACTATGATGGTTATCAATTTTATTGTCAAGTAACAGAGAACGGAACTTGTAATGTTTTAACAGAGGCTGTACAGTTTACCTTAGCTGCACAGCGCTTTTTCCGTACCGTAGCGAATGGAGATTGGACAAATACTAATACTTGGGAAATGGCTACCTCCGCAGCAGGACCGTGGTCACCAACTTGTGTTTATCCTTTATTTGACAATAGTGACTATATTCATATTTTAAATGGACATACCGTTAATATTGACCAAGATGTCGTTGTGGATGAAGTGGTGATTGAAGCAGGAGGAACGGTTTCTATTAATAACAATCGTTTATTTGCCTTTAATAATGGAACAGGAGTTGATTTGGAGGTGCAAGGAACTTTAATTGATAATGGTAATGGTGGTGGTGATGGTATGGATATGACAACCAATAACGCTACTTGGTTATTAGGTGCAAATGGAGAGTTGATAAAAACGGGTTCTAGTGCCATTGCACAGTATAGAGATAACTATGAAGGCGGTATTGCCACCATTCCTGCCACAGCAACATGGCGTTTCCGTCATAGTGGAAATAGTGGAACAATACCTGTTATTACTGTTGGTATGTTTTATCCTAATTTATATTTAGAGTCTACTAATGGTAGCCATAGTTTTAATACAGCTGCCGAAGTATTTCAAGGAACGACAGGATTTATGACTGTAAAAGGAAATATGTATATCGGAAACAGTGGAACAGGTGCCGTAGACGTTTTTAATACCAATACCAGTACTACTCTAATGCAAATTTTAGGGGATTTAGTTATTGGAGGAAATGGTAGTACGGGGACTTCAAAAATTGAAAATAACCAAGGAGGAATTATTGGTACAGGTATAGAAGTACATGGAAACCTTCTAATCAATACAAATGGTCAATTGGACTTAGAAGATGGGACAGCCGCAGCAGATGGAATCGTAAGATTGCATGGAAATTGGACGGATTTGAACCCAGGCAATGGTTTTGAAGAAGGAGAAAGTACGATTGAGTTTGTTGGTACCACGAACCAAACAATTAATAAAGCTACCATCAGTGAAAACTTTTATAATGTAATCGTTAACAAGACTAATGGAACACTTCAGAACAATGCTAGTGACATGGTTATTGAAAATGATATGACCTTTACCAACGGTATTGTACTAACAACGGCAGCTTCTTATATTTTATTTGAAACAGCTGCAACAGCAACCAGTGCTTCTACTTTCAGTCATGTCGATGGTCCAGTTATAAAAGAAACAAGTGCGAGTGCTTTGACAACGTTTACTTATCCAACTGGCGATAATGGCGTTTATGGTGCGATAGGCATCGAAACAAGATTTAATACAGGAGAATTGTACATTGCAGAATATTTTTCTGTGGGATATGGTACTTATAATGTTAATACAACGGAATTAGATCATGTAAGTTCATTGGAGTATTGGACATTAGATGAGTTTGTAGGAGGAACGGGTGAAAACTTACGTGTTACATTACACTGGGGACCGCATAGTAACGTAATTTCTCCATCAAGTATTCGAGTGGGGCATTTCTTTACGCAAGCTCCAAGTGTTGTTGATCAATGGGAACGTGAAGGCGCTAGCCCCATAATTACAGGGACAGCTGCTTCAGGAACAGTTACTTCTGATTATGTAACTTCTTTCAGTCCATTTACATTGGCAGATATAATTGCCCAGACTTCTTTGCCGCTAGAAATGTTGCGTTTTGAAGCAACAAAAGTAGAGCGTACAGCAGTATTAGAGTGGGAAGTTGCCAACGAAAAATCAGGAGATCGTTATTGCCTAGAACGTAGTGCTGATGCTCAAAATTTTGAAACACTAGTTTGTTTTGATGCGACTAGCGACCAAGCAACAGCTTTGTATAGTTATATAGACGAAACGCCATTCACAGGGTACAACTACTACAGAATACATCAAGTTGATTATACAGGAGCGTCGAATTATAGTATTACAAAGGCGTTGCAATTCAATAAAGATAACATGGGGGTATGGATATATCCTAACCCTGCGAGCGAGCAATTGACAATTGAGTTACCTA
- a CDS encoding NADP-dependent isocitrate dehydrogenase → METNKSKIIYTKTDEAPYLATFSFLPIIKTFTDAAGIEVELSDISLAGRIIANFPDFLTEEQQIPDALAELGELVLKPEANVIKLPNISASVPQLKAAIKELQDAGYALPDYPEDPANEKEKEIQKRYNKIKGSAVNPVLREGNSDRRAPKPVKKYAKNNPHSMGAWAADSKSHVATMNGGDFRANEQSVTLSAATKVRIEHVAADGTVTTLKEAFPILEGEVIDGTMMSKKALMAFLEEQVADAKEQGVLFSLHMKATMMKVSDPIIFGHGVRVFFKDVFAKHAAVLDELGVDVNNGFGDLLNKIQSLPADQKAAIEADIQAAYENGPDIAMVDSDKGITNLHVPSDVIIDASMPAMIRTSGRMWNKAGETQDTKAVIPDSSYAGMYQVVIDFCKEHGAFDPTTMGTVPNVGLMAQKAEEYGSHDKTFEITTAGKVRVVDADDKTLIEHEVEAGDIWRMCQVKDAPIQDWVKLAVTRARASQTPAVFWLDEGRAHDAELIKKVNTYLKDHDTTGLEIHIMSPMKAMEFSLERIKAGKDTISVTGNVLRDYNTDLFPILELGTSAKMLSIVPLMNGGGLFETGAGGSAPKHVQQFNKENHLRWDSLGEFLALAVSLEHLGNAFDNEKALVLGEALDQATEKLLLNRKSPSRKVNELDNRGSHFYLALYWAEAVAAQDKEAELKASFAKLAKELADNEAKIVEELNNAQGVAMNVDGYYFPNEEKVAQAMRPSTTLNAILDNALINV, encoded by the coding sequence ATGGAAACAAATAAATCAAAAATTATCTATACAAAAACAGACGAAGCGCCTTATTTGGCCACCTTCTCTTTTTTACCAATAATCAAGACATTTACAGATGCTGCTGGGATCGAGGTTGAATTGAGCGACATTTCTCTTGCGGGTAGAATTATAGCTAATTTCCCTGACTTTTTAACTGAAGAACAGCAAATTCCAGATGCACTAGCAGAATTAGGAGAATTGGTTTTAAAACCAGAAGCCAATGTTATCAAATTGCCGAATATTAGTGCTTCTGTACCTCAGTTAAAAGCAGCTATCAAAGAGTTGCAAGATGCGGGCTATGCTTTACCTGATTATCCTGAGGACCCTGCCAATGAAAAAGAAAAAGAAATTCAAAAAAGATATAACAAAATCAAAGGCTCTGCTGTAAATCCTGTTTTGAGAGAAGGAAACTCAGATCGTAGAGCACCAAAACCAGTTAAGAAATACGCAAAAAATAATCCTCATTCTATGGGAGCGTGGGCAGCTGATTCTAAATCACATGTTGCGACGATGAATGGTGGAGATTTTCGTGCCAACGAGCAATCTGTTACCTTATCTGCGGCAACAAAAGTGCGTATTGAGCATGTAGCTGCTGACGGAACAGTAACGACACTAAAAGAAGCTTTCCCAATTTTGGAAGGAGAGGTGATTGATGGAACTATGATGAGCAAAAAAGCATTAATGGCTTTCTTGGAAGAGCAAGTGGCGGATGCTAAAGAGCAAGGAGTTCTATTTTCTTTGCATATGAAAGCTACCATGATGAAGGTGTCAGATCCAATTATTTTTGGTCATGGCGTAAGAGTATTCTTCAAGGATGTATTTGCAAAACATGCTGCTGTTTTAGATGAGTTGGGGGTAGATGTTAACAATGGTTTTGGAGATTTGTTAAATAAAATTCAAAGTTTGCCTGCTGACCAAAAAGCGGCTATAGAAGCTGATATTCAAGCTGCTTATGAGAATGGACCAGATATCGCAATGGTAGATTCTGACAAAGGCATTACCAACTTGCACGTACCTAGTGATGTTATCATCGATGCTTCCATGCCTGCAATGATTCGTACTTCTGGTCGTATGTGGAACAAAGCTGGTGAAACTCAAGATACTAAAGCGGTTATTCCTGACAGTAGTTATGCAGGAATGTACCAAGTTGTAATTGATTTCTGTAAAGAGCATGGTGCTTTTGACCCAACAACAATGGGAACGGTTCCTAATGTTGGCTTGATGGCTCAAAAAGCGGAAGAATATGGTTCTCACGATAAGACATTTGAAATAACGACTGCTGGTAAAGTTCGCGTGGTTGATGCAGATGACAAAACGTTGATTGAGCATGAAGTGGAAGCTGGAGATATTTGGAGAATGTGTCAAGTAAAAGATGCTCCAATTCAAGACTGGGTTAAATTGGCTGTGACTAGAGCTAGAGCTTCTCAAACACCTGCTGTTTTTTGGTTAGATGAAGGTAGAGCACATGATGCAGAGTTGATTAAAAAAGTAAATACTTATTTAAAAGACCACGATACTACTGGTTTGGAGATTCACATTATGTCTCCAATGAAAGCAATGGAATTCTCTTTAGAGCGTATCAAAGCTGGAAAAGATACGATTTCTGTTACTGGAAATGTATTGCGTGATTATAACACAGACTTATTCCCTATTTTGGAATTAGGGACATCTGCCAAAATGTTGTCAATCGTTCCGTTGATGAATGGTGGAGGTTTGTTTGAAACTGGAGCAGGAGGATCAGCGCCAAAACACGTACAGCAATTTAACAAAGAGAACCACCTACGTTGGGATTCTTTGGGTGAATTCTTAGCACTAGCTGTTTCTTTGGAGCACTTAGGAAATGCTTTTGATAACGAAAAAGCGTTGGTGCTTGGTGAGGCATTGGATCAAGCGACAGAAAAATTGTTGCTCAACAGAAAATCGCCATCTCGTAAAGTAAATGAGTTGGACAATAGAGGTAGTCATTTCTATTTGGCGTTGTATTGGGCGGAAGCTGTTGCAGCACAAGATAAAGAGGCAGAATTGAAAGCAAGCTTTGCTAAATTGGCAAAAGAATTGGCAGACAATGAAGCTAAAATTGTTGAGGAACTAAACAATGCTCAAGGAGTAGCAATGAATGTAGATGGTTATTACTTCCCTAACGAAGAAAAAGTAGCCCAAGCAATGCGTCCAAGTACTACGTTGAATGCTATTTTAGATAATGCGCTAATTAATGTTTAA
- a CDS encoding Crp/Fnr family transcriptional regulator produces the protein MSKKDQAYFLSFSQPLFFKKGKLIFYQDGMPTGVFLIKSGKAKIYKTGTYGKDQIFYIYKKGDLFGYHALLCNENYEESCEAIEDCEVLFVNKYDFRLLLAKIPQIQTLIIQNISHEFGVLVNTIAILAQKNLRERLALYLVVLNERYQNENQKCTQIVLPREDLANVIGTTRESLGRLLKEFREDKLIKINKRAIEILNLKKVQEIANVDPE, from the coding sequence TTGTCAAAAAAAGACCAAGCTTATTTTTTAAGTTTTTCTCAGCCTTTGTTTTTTAAAAAGGGAAAATTAATTTTTTATCAAGATGGAATGCCAACAGGTGTGTTTCTTATAAAAAGTGGGAAGGCAAAAATATACAAAACAGGTACTTATGGAAAAGATCAAATTTTTTACATTTATAAAAAAGGAGACTTATTTGGCTACCATGCCTTGCTTTGTAATGAGAATTATGAAGAATCGTGTGAGGCTATAGAAGACTGCGAGGTGTTGTTTGTTAATAAATATGATTTTAGATTATTGTTAGCAAAAATTCCCCAGATTCAAACATTAATCATTCAAAATATCAGCCACGAATTTGGAGTATTGGTCAATACAATTGCTATTCTTGCGCAAAAAAATTTAAGAGAACGACTAGCCCTTTACCTAGTCGTCTTAAATGAACGTTATCAAAATGAAAATCAGAAATGTACTCAAATTGTGCTTCCAAGAGAGGATTTGGCAAATGTTATAGGAACAACGAGAGAAAGTTTGGGGCGTTTGTTAAAAGAGTTTAGAGAGGATAAGTTGATTAAAATTAATAAACGAGCAATAGAGATACTCAATTTAAAGAAAGTACAAGAGATTGCAAATGTAGACCCAGAGTAG
- a CDS encoding SulP family inorganic anion transporter, with product MSQYKTQKTILGYFDFSNIKGDFLGGLTGAIIALPMGLAFGIQSGLGAEAGLYTAIVLAVIAAFVGGTKTLLSDPTGPMTVVAATIVSGALVATNDDLTLAMPIIMATFVLAGIFQIIFGFLGIAKLVKFMPYPVISGFMGGIGIIIIILQLFPLLGHASPKGMINILSNLGTPLADLNTSALLLGSGTIAAIYALPLINKKIPSILIALIGMTAVSLIFPMDVPRIGTIPSGVPPLQIGTLLSLEMQHWSLVLVPAITLAALGTIDTLLTSTVADSLTKTKHNGNKELKGQGLGNLIVALFGGIPGAGATMGTVTNIRAGGRTNLSGIFKGLALLVIVLGLGHYVQFIPMAVLAGILVTIGIGIIDLKGLQLLPKVPKSDAIILIVTLLVTVFDNLLDAVAIGTMISFIMFMKNMSDATLKSNQAGLLGDILQEKGLPEALAKNVYIKHLEGPLFFGFADDFKARIEQINAVEVVVMRLDHVPFMDETGLLVLEEAILLLENKGIEVYLTGLQDKVEERLRIVGIIPQYIHEEEIFKNLDECMVYLAKQYNCKHVTGEIDGLFEAALKNRNTPPETNPSLPMHLIHQ from the coding sequence ATGAGTCAATATAAAACACAAAAAACGATCTTAGGTTACTTTGATTTTAGCAATATAAAAGGAGATTTTTTAGGCGGTTTAACAGGTGCCATTATTGCATTGCCCATGGGCTTAGCATTTGGCATACAATCAGGTTTAGGGGCAGAAGCAGGGCTGTATACGGCTATTGTTTTAGCTGTTATTGCTGCATTTGTCGGAGGCACCAAAACACTTCTCAGTGACCCTACAGGTCCAATGACCGTCGTAGCAGCGACAATCGTTTCAGGGGCTTTGGTTGCGACAAACGATGATTTAACCTTAGCCATGCCTATTATTATGGCAACCTTTGTTTTAGCAGGAATATTTCAAATTATTTTTGGTTTTTTAGGTATTGCCAAGCTTGTAAAATTTATGCCTTATCCTGTTATTTCGGGATTTATGGGCGGTATTGGTATTATAATAATCATCCTTCAATTATTCCCTTTATTGGGACATGCTTCTCCTAAAGGTATGATCAATATATTAAGCAATTTGGGAACGCCTTTGGCAGACTTAAATACTTCTGCTCTATTATTAGGATCAGGAACAATTGCAGCTATTTATGCCCTTCCACTTATCAACAAAAAAATACCTAGTATTTTAATTGCGTTGATTGGCATGACAGCCGTTTCGTTAATTTTCCCAATGGATGTTCCTAGAATAGGCACCATTCCTTCAGGCGTTCCTCCACTTCAAATTGGCACACTCCTTAGCTTAGAAATGCAGCACTGGAGTTTGGTTTTGGTTCCTGCTATTACTCTAGCAGCATTAGGTACAATCGACACGCTACTTACATCAACTGTTGCAGATAGCTTGACCAAAACAAAACATAATGGCAACAAAGAGTTAAAAGGACAAGGATTGGGGAATTTAATTGTTGCTTTATTTGGAGGAATACCTGGTGCAGGCGCTACAATGGGCACCGTGACCAATATTCGTGCAGGAGGAAGAACCAATCTTTCGGGCATCTTTAAAGGTCTTGCTTTATTGGTTATTGTTTTAGGATTGGGGCATTACGTTCAATTCATCCCCATGGCTGTTTTAGCTGGAATTTTAGTAACTATTGGAATTGGAATTATCGATTTAAAAGGCTTGCAATTATTACCCAAAGTCCCTAAATCCGATGCGATCATTCTTATTGTCACGCTCTTGGTAACAGTTTTTGACAACTTATTGGATGCCGTAGCTATCGGCACGATGATTTCCTTTATTATGTTCATGAAAAATATGTCCGATGCTACTCTAAAATCTAATCAAGCGGGATTGTTAGGGGACATTTTGCAAGAGAAAGGGCTTCCTGAAGCTCTAGCCAAAAATGTTTACATTAAGCACTTGGAAGGTCCTCTGTTTTTTGGTTTTGCCGATGACTTTAAGGCTCGAATAGAGCAAATAAATGCAGTAGAAGTAGTTGTCATGCGCTTAGATCATGTTCCTTTTATGGATGAAACGGGGCTACTAGTCTTAGAAGAAGCTATTTTATTATTAGAAAACAAAGGTATTGAAGTTTACTTGACAGGGCTTCAAGACAAGGTGGAAGAACGACTTCGTATTGTTGGTATTATTCCCCAATACATCCACGAAGAAGAAATCTTCAAAAACTTAGATGAATGTATGGTTTATCTAGCCAAACAATACAATTGTAAACATGTGACAGGCGAAATTGATGGTTTGTTTGAGGCGGCACTCAAAAATAGAAATACTCCGCCAGAAACTAACCCTAGCCTACCTATGCACTTGATTCATCAATAA
- the nhaD gene encoding sodium:proton antiporter NhaD codes for MYLLIAIIFILGYLAIALEHNIHIDKSAPALLIGVLCWTFLVLGADTILIDQVGNHAALGHYINHQLAEHLSEISSILFFLLGAMTIVELIDSYGGFSIITDKIQTTQKVKLIWILSILTFFLSAALDNLTTSIVMAALLRKLIADRKDLWFFAGIIVIAANAGGAWSPIGDVTTIMLWIGGQVSAQNIVLKLFLPSLVALLAPLAIVSFTLKGHITRPAQVEGKHHSIPVNNFEKQLIFFLGISLLLFVPIFKTLTHLPPFMGILFGLGVLWMVTEILNHKKVDQTKEKISIVNVLTKIDVPSVLFFLGILLAVAALQTAGHLAQLAHLLDASFGNIYLINIFIGLLSSIVDNVPLVAGAMGMYSLDVYPMDHSFWELLAYCAGTGGSALIIGSAAGVAIMGILKIDFIWYMKRIAWLAIVGYFSGVLTFYLQAQLFH; via the coding sequence ATGTATCTATTAATAGCCATTATTTTCATTTTGGGCTACCTAGCTATCGCTTTAGAACACAATATCCATATTGACAAATCTGCTCCTGCTCTATTAATTGGTGTACTTTGTTGGACATTTTTGGTACTGGGGGCAGATACCATTTTAATAGACCAAGTTGGTAATCATGCAGCATTAGGGCATTACATCAACCATCAACTTGCAGAACATCTCAGCGAAATTTCAAGCATCTTGTTTTTTTTATTGGGTGCAATGACCATTGTAGAGTTGATCGATAGTTACGGAGGGTTTAGTATTATCACCGATAAAATCCAAACAACACAAAAAGTCAAACTCATTTGGATTTTGTCAATACTCACCTTCTTTTTGTCTGCTGCATTAGATAATTTAACAACTTCTATTGTAATGGCTGCTTTGCTTCGAAAACTGATTGCTGATCGCAAAGACTTATGGTTTTTTGCAGGCATTATTGTCATTGCTGCCAATGCAGGTGGTGCATGGTCTCCCATTGGAGATGTTACGACAATTATGCTTTGGATTGGAGGGCAAGTATCTGCTCAGAATATCGTCTTAAAATTATTTTTACCAAGTTTAGTGGCTTTATTGGCACCACTTGCAATTGTCTCTTTTACACTAAAAGGACATATTACTCGACCAGCACAGGTAGAAGGCAAGCACCATTCAATCCCCGTCAATAATTTTGAAAAACAGTTAATTTTCTTTTTGGGTATTAGTCTATTGCTCTTTGTACCGATCTTTAAAACCTTAACTCATTTGCCTCCATTTATGGGAATTTTATTTGGCTTAGGAGTTCTTTGGATGGTTACAGAGATACTCAATCACAAAAAAGTAGACCAAACAAAAGAAAAAATTTCTATCGTCAATGTTCTAACCAAAATAGATGTTCCTAGTGTTTTATTTTTCTTGGGCATTCTATTGGCGGTTGCTGCCTTGCAAACCGCAGGACACTTAGCACAATTAGCCCATCTGCTAGATGCTAGTTTTGGAAACATATACCTGATTAACATTTTTATTGGCTTACTTTCTTCTATTGTTGATAATGTCCCTCTAGTTGCAGGTGCAATGGGTATGTACTCTCTAGATGTCTACCCAATGGATCATTCCTTCTGGGAATTGTTGGCATACTGTGCTGGAACAGGAGGAAGCGCCTTAATTATTGGTTCCGCTGCGGGTGTGGCCATCATGGGAATTCTAAAAATTGATTTCATTTGGTACATGAAGCGAATCGCTTGGCTTGCTATTGTTGGTTATTTCTCTGGCGTACTCACCTTTTACCTTCAAGCTCAATTGTTTCATTAA
- a CDS encoding DUF2490 domain-containing protein, translating into MKRIFIYIAFTILYQHTTWAQHQPTTTHTHSVWTSLTNKLFITNRFYLANEFHWRRSNWILAPQQMIERPSLNYKIANFVIGSVGYSFILNDPYGEFPSPLPTKEHNIWEQFELKHKINALRFNHRYRLEHRFVNRVIQDSKEQHHIDGFKFVQRFRYRLTASYTVKVFESTKSKLFVKAFDEIFLGLNSNNLSAKLFNQNWLYVGVGYAFNTNGKVELGYMHQVLQRNADLYEGNHIIQLTFSYNIHFK; encoded by the coding sequence ATGAAACGCATCTTCATTTATATAGCATTCACAATTCTATATCAACATACGACTTGGGCTCAACATCAGCCTACGACTACTCATACACATTCGGTATGGACATCATTGACCAATAAGCTATTCATCACCAACCGCTTCTACTTGGCTAATGAATTTCATTGGCGGCGTTCCAATTGGATATTGGCACCTCAACAAATGATAGAACGTCCGTCTTTAAATTATAAAATAGCCAATTTTGTCATCGGCTCAGTTGGTTATTCTTTTATACTGAACGATCCCTATGGAGAATTTCCAAGTCCTCTACCCACTAAAGAGCATAATATTTGGGAACAATTTGAATTAAAACACAAGATTAATGCTCTACGTTTTAACCATCGCTATCGCTTGGAACATCGTTTTGTGAATCGAGTGATACAAGACTCTAAGGAACAACACCATATAGATGGCTTTAAGTTTGTACAGCGATTTCGGTATCGACTTACGGCTAGTTATACCGTCAAAGTCTTTGAGTCCACAAAATCCAAACTCTTTGTCAAGGCTTTTGATGAAATTTTTCTAGGATTGAATTCCAATAACTTATCGGCTAAATTGTTCAATCAAAATTGGCTGTATGTAGGGGTAGGTTATGCCTTTAATACAAATGGAAAAGTAGAATTAGGATACATGCACCAAGTCTTGCAACGGAATGCTGACTTATATGAAGGGAATCATATCATCCAATTGACATTTAGTTATAACATTCATTTTAAGTAA
- a CDS encoding VOC family protein, giving the protein MKLGAFSISLSVKDLKASQAFYESLGFKVFAGKIERNYLIMKNEQSLIGLFQGMFENNILTFNPGWDNDANILEQFDDVREIQQHLKKQGIAIQNEADENGTGPASFAVTDPDGNVILIDQHV; this is encoded by the coding sequence ATGAAACTAGGTGCCTTCTCTATTAGTCTCAGTGTTAAAGACCTCAAAGCTTCTCAAGCATTTTACGAATCGCTTGGCTTCAAGGTTTTTGCAGGAAAAATAGAACGAAATTATCTCATTATGAAAAACGAACAATCTTTGATTGGTTTATTTCAAGGTATGTTTGAAAACAATATTCTTACCTTTAATCCTGGGTGGGATAATGATGCTAATATTTTAGAGCAATTTGACGATGTTCGAGAAATTCAACAACATCTAAAAAAACAAGGAATTGCCATACAGAACGAAGCCGATGAAAATGGAACTGGTCCAGCTAGTTTTGCCGTTACAGACCCTGACGGCAATGTGATTTTAATTGATCAGCATGTCTAG